From one Sparus aurata unplaced genomic scaffold, fSpaAur1.1, whole genome shotgun sequence genomic stretch:
- the LOC115577750 gene encoding major histocompatibility complex class I-related gene protein-like isoform X1 codes for MRMLFLLLFFCHSSSTVKHSLKFFLTGSTGLQNVPEFMAAVMVDDVLVGYCDTNRKIVEPKQDWVKKLFEAEPQHLEMYTQQCVEETSVYFKITMDDLKQQYNQSEGVHILQRMNGCEWDDETGEVIGFNQYGYDGEDFMSYDLKTETWIAPKQQAVITKERWDADKYRITKNEKYLKVIFPEWLRKYLAYGRSFLLRTELPSVSLLQKTPSSPVSCLATGFYPHRASLVWRKDGEELHEEVDHGEILPNHDGTFQMSVDLNLSSVKPEDWTRYDCVFQLFGVKEEIITKLEKNRIRTNWEEPSKDISLITVIVVPLVVVVLMIAAIGFTAYKKKKVNHSPTSQLNTSSPGEHGSEEEKERMKEEGAGTSTEPHTAAVNRLNPET; via the exons ATgagaatgttgtttttgttgcttttcttctgTCACAGTTCATCAACAG tcaAACACTCCCTGAAGTTTTTCTTGACTGGATCTACTGGGCTCCAAAACGTACCAGAATTCATGGCAGCTGTAATGGTTGATGATGTTCTGGTTGGTTACTGCGACACCAACAGAAAGATCGTAGAACCAAAACAGGACTGGGTAAAGAAATTATTTGAAGCCGAACCTCAGCACTTGGAGATGTACACTCAGCAGTGCGTTGAGGAGACTTCTGTCTACTTCAAAATCACTATGGACGATTTGAAGCAGCAATACAACCAAAGTGAAG gtgttcaCATTTTACAGAGGATGAAtggctgtgagtgggatgatgagaccgGAGAGGTTATTGGTTTTAATCAGtatggttatgatggagaagacttcATGTCATATGACCTGAAGACAGAAACATGGATCGCTCCAAAACAACAGGCTGTCATCACCAAAGAGAGATGGGATGCTGACAAATATAGAATAACAAAGAACGAGAAATACCTCAAAGTGATTTTCCCTGAGTGGCTGAGGAAATATTTGGCCTATGGGAGGAgctttctgctgagaacag agcttccctcagtgtctctcctccagaagactccctcctctccagtcagctgcctcgctacaggtttctaccctcacagagcctcactcgtctggaggaaagatggagaggagcttcatgaggaggtggaccacggagagatcctccccaaccacgatggaaccttccagatgagtgttgacctgaacctttcatcagtcaaacctgaagactggacgaggtacgactgtgtgtttcagctctttggtgtgaaggaggaaatcatcaccaaactggagaaaaatcggatcagaaccaactggg AGGAGCCCAGCAAAGACATCAGCCTGATTACTGTCATAGTGGTTCCTCTTGTTGTTGTCGTCCTGATGATTGCTGCTATTGGATTTACTGCttacaagaagaagaagg TCAATCACTCTCCAACAT CTCAACTCAATACTTCCTCTCCAGGTGAACATGGctctgaagaagaaaaggaaaggatgaAAGAGGAGGGAGCAGGAACCAGCACTGAACCACATACAG CTGCTGTCAACAGACTGAATCCAGAAAcatga
- the LOC115577750 gene encoding major histocompatibility complex class I-related gene protein-like isoform X3 produces the protein MRMLFLLLFFCHSSSTVKHSLKFFLTGSTGLQNVPEFMAAVMVDDVLVGYCDTNRKIVEPKQDWVKKLFEAEPQHLEMYTQQCVEETSVYFKITMDDLKQQYNQSEGVHILQRMNGCEWDDETGEVIGFNQYGYDGEDFMSYDLKTETWIAPKQQAVITKERWDADKYRITKNEKYLKVIFPEWLRKYLAYGRSFLLRTELPSVSLLQKTPSSPVSCLATGFYPHRASLVWRKDGEELHEEVDHGEILPNHDGTFQMSVDLNLSSVKPEDWTRYDCVFQLFGVKEEIITKLEKNRIRTNWEEPSKDISLITVIVVPLVVVVLMIAAIGFTAYKKKKVNHSPTCEHGSEEEKERMKEEGAGTSTEPHTAAVNRLNPET, from the exons ATgagaatgttgtttttgttgcttttcttctgTCACAGTTCATCAACAG tcaAACACTCCCTGAAGTTTTTCTTGACTGGATCTACTGGGCTCCAAAACGTACCAGAATTCATGGCAGCTGTAATGGTTGATGATGTTCTGGTTGGTTACTGCGACACCAACAGAAAGATCGTAGAACCAAAACAGGACTGGGTAAAGAAATTATTTGAAGCCGAACCTCAGCACTTGGAGATGTACACTCAGCAGTGCGTTGAGGAGACTTCTGTCTACTTCAAAATCACTATGGACGATTTGAAGCAGCAATACAACCAAAGTGAAG gtgttcaCATTTTACAGAGGATGAAtggctgtgagtgggatgatgagaccgGAGAGGTTATTGGTTTTAATCAGtatggttatgatggagaagacttcATGTCATATGACCTGAAGACAGAAACATGGATCGCTCCAAAACAACAGGCTGTCATCACCAAAGAGAGATGGGATGCTGACAAATATAGAATAACAAAGAACGAGAAATACCTCAAAGTGATTTTCCCTGAGTGGCTGAGGAAATATTTGGCCTATGGGAGGAgctttctgctgagaacag agcttccctcagtgtctctcctccagaagactccctcctctccagtcagctgcctcgctacaggtttctaccctcacagagcctcactcgtctggaggaaagatggagaggagcttcatgaggaggtggaccacggagagatcctccccaaccacgatggaaccttccagatgagtgttgacctgaacctttcatcagtcaaacctgaagactggacgaggtacgactgtgtgtttcagctctttggtgtgaaggaggaaatcatcaccaaactggagaaaaatcggatcagaaccaactggg AGGAGCCCAGCAAAGACATCAGCCTGATTACTGTCATAGTGGTTCCTCTTGTTGTTGTCGTCCTGATGATTGCTGCTATTGGATTTACTGCttacaagaagaagaagg TCAATCACTCTCCAACAT GTGAACATGGctctgaagaagaaaaggaaaggatgaAAGAGGAGGGAGCAGGAACCAGCACTGAACCACATACAG CTGCTGTCAACAGACTGAATCCAGAAAcatga
- the LOC115577750 gene encoding major histocompatibility complex class I-related gene protein-like isoform X2, with product MRMLFLLLFFCHSSSTVKHSLKFFLTGSTGLQNVPEFMAAVMVDDVLVGYCDTNRKIVEPKQDWVKKLFEAEPQHLEMYTQQCVEETSVYFKITMDDLKQQYNQSEGVHILQRMNGCEWDDETGEVIGFNQYGYDGEDFMSYDLKTETWIAPKQQAVITKERWDADKYRITKNEKYLKVIFPEWLRKYLAYGRSFLLRTELPSVSLLQKTPSSPVSCLATGFYPHRASLVWRKDGEELHEEVDHGEILPNHDGTFQMSVDLNLSSVKPEDWTRYDCVFQLFGVKEEIITKLEKNRIRTNWEEPSKDISLITVIVVPLVVVVLMIAAIGFTAYKKKKAQLNTSSPGEHGSEEEKERMKEEGAGTSTEPHTAAVNRLNPET from the exons ATgagaatgttgtttttgttgcttttcttctgTCACAGTTCATCAACAG tcaAACACTCCCTGAAGTTTTTCTTGACTGGATCTACTGGGCTCCAAAACGTACCAGAATTCATGGCAGCTGTAATGGTTGATGATGTTCTGGTTGGTTACTGCGACACCAACAGAAAGATCGTAGAACCAAAACAGGACTGGGTAAAGAAATTATTTGAAGCCGAACCTCAGCACTTGGAGATGTACACTCAGCAGTGCGTTGAGGAGACTTCTGTCTACTTCAAAATCACTATGGACGATTTGAAGCAGCAATACAACCAAAGTGAAG gtgttcaCATTTTACAGAGGATGAAtggctgtgagtgggatgatgagaccgGAGAGGTTATTGGTTTTAATCAGtatggttatgatggagaagacttcATGTCATATGACCTGAAGACAGAAACATGGATCGCTCCAAAACAACAGGCTGTCATCACCAAAGAGAGATGGGATGCTGACAAATATAGAATAACAAAGAACGAGAAATACCTCAAAGTGATTTTCCCTGAGTGGCTGAGGAAATATTTGGCCTATGGGAGGAgctttctgctgagaacag agcttccctcagtgtctctcctccagaagactccctcctctccagtcagctgcctcgctacaggtttctaccctcacagagcctcactcgtctggaggaaagatggagaggagcttcatgaggaggtggaccacggagagatcctccccaaccacgatggaaccttccagatgagtgttgacctgaacctttcatcagtcaaacctgaagactggacgaggtacgactgtgtgtttcagctctttggtgtgaaggaggaaatcatcaccaaactggagaaaaatcggatcagaaccaactggg AGGAGCCCAGCAAAGACATCAGCCTGATTACTGTCATAGTGGTTCCTCTTGTTGTTGTCGTCCTGATGATTGCTGCTATTGGATTTACTGCttacaagaagaagaagg CTCAACTCAATACTTCCTCTCCAGGTGAACATGGctctgaagaagaaaaggaaaggatgaAAGAGGAGGGAGCAGGAACCAGCACTGAACCACATACAG CTGCTGTCAACAGACTGAATCCAGAAAcatga
- the LOC115577750 gene encoding major histocompatibility complex class I-related gene protein-like isoform X4, whose amino-acid sequence MRMLFLLLFFCHSSSTVKHSLKFFLTGSTGLQNVPEFMAAVMVDDVLVGYCDTNRKIVEPKQDWVKKLFEAEPQHLEMYTQQCVEETSVYFKITMDDLKQQYNQSEGVHILQRMNGCEWDDETGEVIGFNQYGYDGEDFMSYDLKTETWIAPKQQAVITKERWDADKYRITKNEKYLKVIFPEWLRKYLAYGRSFLLRTELPSVSLLQKTPSSPVSCLATGFYPHRASLVWRKDGEELHEEVDHGEILPNHDGTFQMSVDLNLSSVKPEDWTRYDCVFQLFGVKEEIITKLEKNRIRTNWEEPSKDISLITVIVVPLVVVVLMIAAIGFTAYKKKKGEHGSEEEKERMKEEGAGTSTEPHTAAVNRLNPET is encoded by the exons ATgagaatgttgtttttgttgcttttcttctgTCACAGTTCATCAACAG tcaAACACTCCCTGAAGTTTTTCTTGACTGGATCTACTGGGCTCCAAAACGTACCAGAATTCATGGCAGCTGTAATGGTTGATGATGTTCTGGTTGGTTACTGCGACACCAACAGAAAGATCGTAGAACCAAAACAGGACTGGGTAAAGAAATTATTTGAAGCCGAACCTCAGCACTTGGAGATGTACACTCAGCAGTGCGTTGAGGAGACTTCTGTCTACTTCAAAATCACTATGGACGATTTGAAGCAGCAATACAACCAAAGTGAAG gtgttcaCATTTTACAGAGGATGAAtggctgtgagtgggatgatgagaccgGAGAGGTTATTGGTTTTAATCAGtatggttatgatggagaagacttcATGTCATATGACCTGAAGACAGAAACATGGATCGCTCCAAAACAACAGGCTGTCATCACCAAAGAGAGATGGGATGCTGACAAATATAGAATAACAAAGAACGAGAAATACCTCAAAGTGATTTTCCCTGAGTGGCTGAGGAAATATTTGGCCTATGGGAGGAgctttctgctgagaacag agcttccctcagtgtctctcctccagaagactccctcctctccagtcagctgcctcgctacaggtttctaccctcacagagcctcactcgtctggaggaaagatggagaggagcttcatgaggaggtggaccacggagagatcctccccaaccacgatggaaccttccagatgagtgttgacctgaacctttcatcagtcaaacctgaagactggacgaggtacgactgtgtgtttcagctctttggtgtgaaggaggaaatcatcaccaaactggagaaaaatcggatcagaaccaactggg AGGAGCCCAGCAAAGACATCAGCCTGATTACTGTCATAGTGGTTCCTCTTGTTGTTGTCGTCCTGATGATTGCTGCTATTGGATTTACTGCttacaagaagaagaagg GTGAACATGGctctgaagaagaaaaggaaaggatgaAAGAGGAGGGAGCAGGAACCAGCACTGAACCACATACAG CTGCTGTCAACAGACTGAATCCAGAAAcatga